In Geopsychrobacter electrodiphilus DSM 16401, a single window of DNA contains:
- a CDS encoding electron transfer flavoprotein subunit alpha/FixB family protein — protein sequence MKALLVGEYREGKLLESTYELVGFAQKLGCEFELFLVGTEAALPQVNAKLYLADVATVGEYNPALHKQLILDAVDKANADTVVFLHSSSGWDLAPRVALALGAAQLSEVVEIKGDGYLLPACNAKLRRTVKAATGKSVITLQAGAFMPAEQSGAPQVEKLTTSTPAQSEFLGYEQAEAGQVDLGKAEIIVSAGRGVGKPENVAMIQALAEALGGEYGASRPVVDAGWAPHDRQVGTTGQVVSPKLYVACGISGAIQHLAGMKKSEFILAINTDKDAPIGEVADVLVVADIKQFAPALTAKLAG from the coding sequence ATGAAAGCATTACTGGTTGGAGAATATAGAGAAGGAAAACTGCTGGAGTCGACCTACGAGCTGGTCGGCTTCGCCCAGAAACTCGGCTGTGAGTTCGAGCTGTTCCTGGTCGGGACGGAAGCCGCCCTGCCCCAGGTGAACGCCAAGCTTTATCTGGCCGATGTCGCCACAGTCGGGGAATACAACCCGGCGCTGCACAAGCAGCTGATTCTGGATGCGGTTGATAAAGCCAACGCCGATACGGTGGTCTTTCTTCATTCGAGCAGCGGCTGGGATCTGGCACCGCGGGTGGCCTTGGCGCTGGGCGCGGCGCAACTCTCCGAGGTGGTGGAGATCAAGGGGGATGGCTATCTGCTCCCGGCCTGCAACGCCAAGCTGCGGCGCACGGTGAAGGCCGCCACCGGCAAGAGTGTCATCACCCTGCAGGCCGGAGCGTTCATGCCGGCTGAACAGAGCGGCGCTCCCCAGGTGGAGAAGCTGACCACCAGCACCCCGGCGCAGAGCGAATTCCTGGGATACGAGCAGGCCGAAGCGGGACAGGTCGATCTGGGCAAGGCCGAGATCATCGTCAGCGCCGGACGCGGAGTCGGCAAACCGGAGAACGTCGCCATGATTCAGGCGCTGGCCGAAGCCTTGGGCGGCGAATACGGCGCCAGTCGCCCGGTGGTCGACGCCGGCTGGGCACCCCATGACCGGCAGGTCGGCACCACCGGCCAGGTGGTCTCGCCCAAGCTCTATGTGGCCTGCGGCATCTCGGGCGCGATCCAGCATCTGGCCGGGATGAAGAAATCGGAGTTCATCCTCGCGATCAACACCGACAAGGACGCCCCCATCGGCGAAGTCGCCGACGTACTGGTGGTGGCCGATATCAAACAATTTGCGCCGGCCTTGACTGCAAAACTGGCTGGCTAA
- a CDS encoding electron transfer flavoprotein subunit beta/FixA family protein: MNILVCIKQVPDMESRFKVAASGTWFEESDLAWRINEYDEFAVEQAVKLKEQLGDADLTVLSIGPARVKEALKKALAMGCERAVNIVDPAAAEKDSFQIASSIAAFAKDKSFDVIFTGMQSQDRGSGQVGVLVAELLGIPVLTTAVEFEYTDGSITVRRELEGGLRAAVKASTPALVTCQLGLNTPRYPTLPNIMKAKKKELLEIPIGELLKDEARLTTLALAYPEKKGSALVLEGEIGELVDKVIGILKEKTSVL, encoded by the coding sequence ATGAACATTCTGGTCTGTATCAAACAGGTTCCCGACATGGAATCACGCTTCAAGGTCGCCGCCAGCGGCACCTGGTTCGAAGAGAGCGATCTCGCCTGGCGCATCAACGAGTATGACGAGTTCGCCGTCGAGCAGGCGGTCAAGCTCAAGGAGCAGCTCGGCGATGCCGATCTGACGGTGCTCAGTATCGGTCCGGCGCGGGTCAAGGAGGCGCTCAAGAAGGCGCTGGCCATGGGCTGCGAGCGGGCGGTGAATATTGTCGATCCGGCGGCGGCCGAGAAAGATTCTTTCCAGATCGCCAGCAGCATCGCCGCCTTCGCCAAAGACAAAAGCTTCGACGTCATCTTCACCGGCATGCAGTCGCAGGATCGCGGCAGCGGTCAGGTCGGGGTGCTGGTTGCCGAACTGCTCGGAATTCCGGTCCTGACCACCGCAGTCGAATTTGAATACACCGACGGCAGCATAACGGTGCGGCGTGAACTCGAAGGCGGCTTAAGAGCGGCGGTCAAGGCGAGTACCCCGGCGCTGGTGACCTGCCAGCTGGGCCTCAACACCCCGCGTTACCCGACCCTGCCGAACATCATGAAGGCGAAGAAGAAGGAGCTGCTCGAGATTCCGATTGGCGAGCTGCTGAAGGATGAAGCCCGCCTTACGACCCTCGCCCTCGCGTACCCGGAGAAGAAGGGTTCAGCCCTGGTCCTCGAAGGGGAGATCGGCGAGCTGGTCGACAAGGTGATCGGGATCCTGAAAGAGAAGACATCCGTTTTATAA
- a CDS encoding (Fe-S)-binding protein — MELTREIYWNVGHSVLIPMYLLVFAAFGVLIWGLRKRLVTYRLGQALDRTDQPGVRLTGVLRDVFLQARVLRVAGAGTAHGLFFFGFVLLTIGTTLVFIQADVLHPLFGVRFLTGNFYLLFSIVLDIAGLAAILMLLGLAVRRYLLRPKDLPTVGDNALMLLLLLAILFTGFLVEGLRMAATEMGTSLSWWSPVGLLFAQPFAGMSDSALRGLHSGLWWFHFALVLGFFCAIPFTRLRHLLLTPANIFFRDLGPTGKLRTLDLEDEEAEHFGAAKVADLFWKDIFDADACTYCKRCQDRCPAWNTDKPLSPMKLVNQIGEVSFTNPEANLIETITTDVLWSCTTCRACQEICPAAIEHVPKIVEMRRNLVLMEGEFPGEEVTKAMESTEVNGNPLAMAPATRADWAEGLEVADLSKGEKAEILYFVGCYASFDKRNQKIAKSFIKLCNAAGVRVGILGKDEKCCGEPMRKLGNEYLYQMLATENIEQIKATGVERIVSACPHCFNTLSKDYVDLGLELPVEHANSFLAELLNSGKLKLKPASLDCTYHDSCYLGRHNNLYEAPRQLLQAAGASIREMEKNQAESFCCSAGGGRILAEEKLGTRMNQKRATMAAETGAPTLVSSCPFCMSMFEDGIKGADLDEQLKPLDLLEILAERI; from the coding sequence ATGGAACTGACCCGCGAAATCTACTGGAACGTCGGCCACTCAGTGCTGATTCCGATGTATCTGCTGGTATTTGCCGCCTTCGGTGTGTTGATCTGGGGGCTGCGCAAACGCCTCGTGACATACCGGCTGGGGCAGGCCCTCGACCGTACCGATCAGCCCGGGGTGCGTCTGACCGGGGTGCTGCGCGACGTCTTTTTGCAGGCGCGGGTGCTGCGGGTTGCGGGTGCCGGGACCGCCCACGGGCTGTTCTTCTTCGGTTTCGTGTTGCTGACCATCGGCACCACCCTGGTGTTTATCCAGGCGGATGTGCTTCATCCTCTCTTCGGTGTGCGCTTTCTGACCGGCAACTTCTATCTGCTCTTTTCCATCGTGCTGGATATCGCCGGTCTGGCCGCGATTCTCATGCTGCTGGGACTGGCGGTACGCCGCTATCTGCTGCGGCCCAAGGATCTGCCGACGGTCGGCGATAATGCTCTGATGCTGTTGCTGCTGCTTGCGATCCTCTTCACCGGTTTTCTGGTCGAGGGGCTGCGCATGGCCGCCACCGAAATGGGCACCAGCCTAAGCTGGTGGTCACCGGTCGGTCTGCTCTTCGCCCAGCCTTTCGCCGGGATGAGTGACTCTGCCCTGCGCGGGCTGCATAGCGGCCTCTGGTGGTTCCACTTCGCGCTGGTGCTCGGTTTTTTCTGCGCCATCCCCTTCACCCGCCTGCGCCATCTGCTCTTGACCCCGGCCAACATCTTCTTCCGTGATCTGGGCCCTACCGGCAAGCTGCGCACCCTGGATCTGGAGGATGAAGAGGCGGAGCATTTCGGTGCCGCCAAGGTTGCCGATCTCTTCTGGAAAGATATCTTCGACGCCGACGCCTGCACCTACTGCAAACGCTGTCAGGACCGCTGTCCGGCCTGGAATACCGATAAACCCCTGTCGCCGATGAAACTGGTCAACCAGATCGGCGAGGTCAGCTTCACAAACCCCGAGGCCAACCTGATCGAAACCATCACCACCGATGTGCTCTGGAGCTGCACAACCTGCCGCGCCTGCCAGGAGATCTGCCCGGCAGCCATCGAGCATGTGCCGAAGATCGTTGAGATGCGCCGTAATCTGGTGCTGATGGAAGGGGAGTTTCCCGGCGAAGAGGTGACCAAGGCAATGGAGAGCACCGAAGTCAACGGCAACCCCCTCGCCATGGCCCCCGCCACCCGCGCCGACTGGGCCGAAGGACTGGAGGTTGCCGACCTGAGCAAGGGAGAGAAGGCCGAAATCCTCTACTTCGTCGGCTGCTACGCATCATTCGACAAACGCAATCAGAAGATCGCCAAGAGCTTCATTAAGCTCTGTAACGCCGCCGGGGTCAGGGTCGGAATTCTGGGTAAGGATGAAAAATGCTGCGGCGAGCCGATGCGCAAACTCGGCAACGAATACCTCTACCAGATGCTTGCAACGGAGAACATCGAGCAGATCAAGGCGACCGGCGTTGAGCGCATCGTCTCCGCCTGTCCGCACTGCTTCAACACCTTAAGTAAAGATTATGTCGATCTCGGGCTGGAGCTGCCGGTTGAACACGCCAACAGTTTCCTTGCGGAACTGCTGAACAGCGGTAAGCTCAAACTCAAGCCCGCCAGCCTCGACTGCACCTACCACGACAGCTGCTACCTCGGCCGCCATAACAATCTTTACGAAGCCCCGCGGCAGCTCTTGCAGGCAGCCGGAGCCAGCATTCGCGAGATGGAGAAGAACCAGGCCGAAAGCTTCTGCTGCAGCGCTGGCGGCGGGCGGATTCTGGCCGAAGAGAAGCTGGGAACGCGCATGAATCAGAAGCGCGCGACCATGGCCGCCGAGACCGGGGCCCCGACGCTGGTATCAAGCTGCCCCTTCTGTATGAGCATGTTCGAAGACGGCATCAAGGGTGCCGATCTCGATGAACAACTGAAACCGCTCGACCTGCTAGAGATTCTGGCCGAGCGAATTTAG
- a CDS encoding thiolase family protein yields MQDVFIIEALRTPFGSFGGGLADVPAPQLAATVVKALLAKTGVAADQIDQFIAGQVIQGGVGQAPARQAMRAAGLPDNIPAMTINKVCGSGLKAIMLAADSIRLGDDQFSIAGGMENMSLAPYCLPTARYGMRMGNAEAIDLLIHDALRDPFTGRHMGEVTEEVIARLAISRADQDEYALDSYRRAQHAITEGLLASEIVPVIKQTRKGDVVFDKDEDPFRVDFDRFTSLRPAFRKDGTLTAGNASTISDGASFVMLASKAAVEKFGLKPRARLVAYATNSLHPDNFPEAPVGAIERACAKAGLTTEQIDLFEINEAFAAVTMIAIRQLGLDRNKVNINGGACAIGHPVGASGARLVTTLLNGLEQRQQRYGLATLCIGGGEAVSAIIERI; encoded by the coding sequence ATGCAGGACGTATTCATAATCGAGGCGCTGCGCACCCCCTTTGGCAGTTTTGGTGGCGGTCTGGCTGATGTCCCGGCACCACAATTAGCCGCAACCGTGGTTAAGGCGCTGCTCGCCAAAACTGGAGTTGCCGCCGACCAGATCGATCAATTCATCGCCGGCCAGGTGATTCAGGGCGGCGTCGGTCAGGCGCCCGCACGTCAGGCAATGCGCGCCGCCGGACTGCCCGACAACATTCCGGCAATGACCATCAACAAAGTCTGCGGCAGCGGGCTTAAGGCTATCATGCTCGCCGCCGACAGTATCCGCCTGGGTGACGATCAATTCTCCATCGCCGGCGGCATGGAGAACATGTCGCTTGCTCCCTACTGTCTGCCGACAGCGCGCTACGGCATGCGCATGGGGAACGCCGAAGCGATCGACCTGCTCATTCATGACGCCCTGCGCGACCCTTTTACCGGGCGCCACATGGGGGAAGTCACCGAGGAGGTTATCGCCCGCCTCGCCATCAGCCGCGCAGATCAGGACGAGTATGCCCTCGATTCCTACCGGCGCGCCCAGCATGCCATTACCGAAGGACTGCTGGCGTCTGAAATTGTTCCGGTCATAAAGCAGACGCGCAAAGGCGATGTCGTCTTCGATAAGGATGAAGACCCCTTCCGTGTCGACTTTGACCGCTTCACTTCACTACGCCCGGCCTTCCGCAAAGACGGCACTCTAACTGCCGGCAACGCCTCAACCATCAGCGATGGCGCATCTTTCGTCATGCTCGCGAGCAAGGCCGCGGTCGAAAAGTTCGGACTTAAACCGCGCGCACGCCTGGTCGCCTACGCCACCAACAGCCTGCATCCCGATAACTTTCCCGAAGCTCCGGTTGGCGCCATCGAACGCGCATGTGCCAAGGCCGGGCTGACAACGGAGCAGATCGACCTGTTCGAGATCAACGAGGCCTTCGCCGCCGTTACCATGATCGCCATCCGCCAGCTCGGCCTCGACCGCAACAAGGTCAACATCAATGGCGGCGCCTGTGCCATTGGCCATCCGGTCGGCGCCAGCGG